In a single window of the Schistocerca americana isolate TAMUIC-IGC-003095 chromosome X, iqSchAmer2.1, whole genome shotgun sequence genome:
- the LOC124554786 gene encoding unconventional myosin-Vb-like, with amino-acid sequence MCDKLSMLQIIKILNLYTTIDESEECVPVSFICRIQAKLLERSEPQKQATLLMDTKFMFPVRFPFNPSKIKLEDIEVPEVLNLPMLKKVSTCESSVHQENRNVPYYKVYVDFLLEI; translated from the exons atgtgtgataaactttcaatgttgcag ataatcaaaATACTCAATCTGTATACAACCATTGATGAATCTGAAGAATGTGTTCCTGTCAGCTTTATTTGTAGAATACAGGCCAAGCTCCTGGAAAGAAGTGAACCTCAGAAACAG GCCACATTGCTGATGGACACAAAATTCATGTTCCCAGTAAGATTTCCTTTTAATCCATCAAAAATCAAGCTTGAAGATATAGAAGTACCAGAGGTGTTGAACCTACCAATGCTGaagaaagtttcaacttgtgagagTAGTGttcatcaggaaaacagaaatgtgcCCTACTACAAGGTTTACGTAGATTTCCTTCTGGAGATCTGA